The sequence ccctggcattgcccaaagggcaaagtagcaatgccaagggggcacattggcactgcccaccaggcatagggcagtgctaagaggtgggggtgtggggtcccgctgccactttgcacttTGGGTTGagtgacagaaggagggagacCAACGATCGGgactgcaggggtggggggggggggggggggggggggggtgccagaactgcaggggatggaggggggaatcaggagatcggggcttccagcgattgagctggccagaaatcgagctggccagcaatcagcagGCTGGCAAACAGGGGCCACTGTgtatgcgccaatctcggcattgacagatcgacacatgctacagtggcctgctcagctatGCTACCTTTGATGTGGAACCTTACCAAAAATGTCTTTTTGAAATCAAAgtaaaccacatctacaggttcccctttccccatgctgcttgttacttcctcaaagaactctactaAATTattcagacatgatttccctttctctatGTTGTCTCTGTCTGATTTAATTGGATTATTTGCATAAAATTCATGAATGGACAACGTACATTTCAACACAATGAGGACATATAAAAAGAGCATGCATCTGAAAGGCTCCTTTTCTGACTTCAGGATTAGACAGCTAATTAATTACTTTTCAAGTGTGGTAATACAGGAAAACATAACAGCCGATTCACATATAACAAGTTTgcataaacagcaatgagataaataaaCTGTTTTGGTAATATTGGATAAATGTTCTCCAGGACACCAGGGAAACCTCTTGGCTATTCAAATTATGTACTTTCTTGCATGCACTTGGTGGCAGGACCTTGATGCAATGTTCtggctgaaaaatggcacctcAACCCATGGAGTACTTCATCAGGACTGAACAGAATCACATTAGCCCATTGTGATTGTGTTGGCTATTTGAATGTTGTTCCCATTCCCTTTCCGTTTCCCCATTTCCTTGAAAACCTTTTCCCTTTGTGTACTTCTCTATTTTCCTGTTGAAATTTATTACTGAATTTGCTTCCATCGTCCTTTCTAAGCACAGCCATTTCAGTTCATCataacttgcatttttaaaaatccagttttGTCACAAAGTAGTAACACCAATGCATTCAATTTTCACTGATTGCTGTGGACCTTACCATTTAACAAAACCATTATCAAATAGTGCTCTTTGTTACAAGGAATGCAGGCAGACTGAACAAGCAAAACCAACGTGGACAGATGAATGCCTGAGTCTGACGGTGAAATGGATGAAGTTACAGGAAACCACATCAGTCCTATGATGTATGATGGTCACTCCTGTAGAACAGATGTTAAAATCTTTCTTCACTGACCTGCATTACAGGTGATGGCACTTCGTTTTCACAGCTGGATGACTTCTTGGCGTCTGTTGACCCTGCAGCAGTATCGTGCTCTGCCTGTATCTTACTCTCTACCATTGCTGGTGGCTCAATCGGATCATGAGAGGTGGCATCCTGGTTGGTACTTGCAGCAAGCCCGGTGGTATTAATCACGTGCCAGGAACCACACTTATGCCAACCCGGGTACAACCTGGTTTCTTCATCAACCACTTCCAACAATTGTGGCATTTTAAAATCATCAGCCTGAGGACTTCCTTTTAATATATCATCCTTAACAAAGGACAAATACAAGAGTAAAAGGGAATGTGTTAGCAGTCTTCAACAATACTATAATACTTATTTTAGCTACTGAAGGCTTTACTTGTCTAAGATTAACTTGAACAGCAACAAATTACAAACAATATTCCATTCAATGGCACAGCAGCTTTTAATAACaatatgtaaatatatatatgtatatcatatatatatatatatagtaacaATATGGTAGTAGTTTAGTAACATGATCACTAGCTCAAAGACAAAATGTAAAGTGCGAGCATCCACAAAAGTAGTTAAAAAGGTTTCAAATTGGCATTCAAGGTGAGTCAAGATAATGTTTTCAATTACAATTTGTCCTGCAGTTGCTCAGCTAACACTTTTGAGTATTCAGAAATAAATACCTGTTGTACAATTGTTTCAAACTCCTCAACTTCAGACTCATTCTGTCCAGATTTACCATCCTCGGATTCTATTAATGGAATTACAGACTGTCCACTTGCAGGAGTTCCATCTACAGCACGTAGAGATGCCACTTCAGATTCTCCCACTATGGAGAATCCACTCAGAGAAATTGAAGATGTATTACTGGAATCTGCGACTGAAACAATTGCATTTGCGGCACCTGAAGGCGGAACATTAAATTCTTGCATTGCAGGTACTGTACTTATAACACTTGGGGATTCAGTTATGGGTTCTTTTATGACAAAGATTTGTTCGAGAGGAACTAGAGTTGTAGAAATGAGTTCTTTTCTTGCCAGTACTCCAGTGTTCAGAGTTGAAACATTACTTTCCTCCACTTCAGAGACTGTATTTGGAACATCTGGAGATGTTTTGGTGGATTTTTCTGTGTTAGGAATTGTATCTATAACATCTTGAGTTTCAGCACTTGACTCCTCTATTGCAAGCGCTCTATCCTTAATGAAACAAGATGCAGCATTTGATTTAGCCCCTGGAGGGAGCTCAACCATGGCACCTGAAGACTCAGAACTGGACTCTTCCTTTTCAATGGCTTCAATCACAACTCCTGAAGATTCAGAACTGGACACTTCCTTTTCAGTGGCTCCAGCTACAACTCCTGAAGATTCAGAACTGGACTCTTCCTTTTCAGTGGCTCCAACCACAACTCCTGCCAATTCAGAACTGGACTCCTTCTCTTCAGTGAATTCAACAGCAGCACCTGAAGACTCAGAACTGGACTCCTTCTCTTCAGTGACTCCAGCTGCAACTCCTGAAGATTCAGAACTGGATTCATCCTCCTCAGTGACTTCAACCACAACACCTGAAGATTCAAAACTGGACTCCTTCTCTTCAGTGGCTTCAACCACAGCAACTGAAGACTCAGAACTGGGCTCCTTCTCCTCAGTAACTTCAACCACAGCAGCTAACGACTCAGAGCTGGACTCCTTCACCTCATTAACTTCAACCACAGCACCCACATACTCAGAGCTGGACTCTTCCTTTTCAAGGACGCCAACCACAACACCTGAAGTTTCAGAACTGGACTCTTCCTTTTCAGTGGCTTCAGCCACAACACCTGCCAATTCAGAACTGGACTCTTTCTCTTCAGTGAATTCAACAATAGCGCCTGAAGACTCAGAACTGGATTCCTTCTCCTCATTAACTTCAACAACAGCACCTGAAGACTCAGAACTGGACTCTTTCTCCTCATTAACTTCAACAACAGCACCTGAAGACTCAGAACTGGACTCTTTCTCCTCATTAACTTCAACAACAGCACCTGAAGACTCAGAACTGGACTCTTTCTCCTCATTAATTTCTACAACAACACCTGAAGACTCAGAACTGGACTCTTTCTCCTCATTAACTTCAACAACAACACCTGAAGACTCAGTACTGGACTCCTTCCTCTCATTAATTTCAACAACACCTGAAGACTCAGAACTGGACTCCTTCACCACTTCAACATCAACATCTGAAGACTCAGAACTGGACTCTTTCTCCTCATTAACTTCTACAACAACACCTGAAGACTCAGAACTGGACTCCTTCTCCTCATTAACTTCAACAACAACACCTGAAGATTCAGAACTGGACTCGTTCACATCATTAACTTCAACATCAACACCTGAAGACTCAGTACTGGACTCCTTCCCCTCATTAACTTCAACAACACCTGAAGACTCAGTACTGGACTGCTTCACCTCATTAACTTCAACATCAACACCTGAAGACTCAGAATTGGACTCTTTCTCCTCATTAACTTCAACATCAACATCTGAAGACTCAGAACTGCACTCCTTCTCCTCATTAGCTTCAACCACAACATCTAAAGATTCAGAACTGGACTCTTTCACATCATTAACTTCAACAACAGCACCTGAAGACTCAGTACTGGACTCCTTCCTCTCATTAATTTCAACAACACCTGAAGACTCAGAACTGGACTCCTTCACCTCATTAACTTCAACATCAACATCTGAAGACTCAGAACTGGACTCTTTCTCCTCATTAACTTCTACAACAACACCTGAAGACTCAGAACTGGACTCCTTCTCCTCATTAACTTCAACAACAACACCTGAAGACTCAGAACTGGACTCGTTCACATCATTAACTTCTACAACAACACCTGAAGACTCAGTACTGGACTCTTTCTCCTCATTAACTTCAACAACAACACCTGAAGACTCAGAACTGGACTCGTTCTCCTCATTAACTTCAACATCAACACCTGAAGACTCAGTACTGGACTCCTTCCCCTCATTAACTTCAACAACACCTGAAGACTCAGTACTGGACTGCTTCACCTCATTAACTTCAACATCAACACCTGAAGACTCAGAATTGGACTCCTTCTCCTCATTAACTTCAACATCAACATCTGAAGACTCAGAACTGCACTCCTTCTCCTCATTAGCTTCAACCACAACATCTAAAGATTCAGAACTGGACTCTTTCACATCATTAACTTCAACAACAGCACCTGAAGACTCAGTACTGGACTCCTTCACCTCGTTAACTTCAACCACAACACCTGAAGCCTCAGAACTGGACTCTTTCTCCTCAGAGACTTCAACCACAACATCTAAAGATTCAGAACTGGACTCTTTCACATCATTAACTTCAACAATAGCACCTGAAGATTCAGAACTGGACTCTTTCTCTTCAGGGACTTCAACCACAATACCCGAAGACTCTGAACTGGATTCTTTCACCTCATTAACTTCAACCACAGCACCTGAAGATTCAGAACTGAACTCTTTCTCTTCAGAGACTTTAACAACAGCACCTGAAGACTCAGAACTGGACGCTATCTCTTCAGTGGTTTCAGTGACCTTGCCCACAACATCTGGTGATTCAATTCTAGCACTTTCTAAATGTCCAGTCACAATTTCAGTGTTTTCGTTCCTGTCAGCCGCATCTTCCCCATCTTCAAATCCTTCTTCAGATTCCTCTTCAACTGTAAATAAATATGCTTTACATTATCATTAGCATTGGAATAAATAAACATTGGAAAACACAAATCTAATTTATTTGTCCAATAAACTATTAAAATAACATTTGTATCTATAGAAGTGATTTGGTTTCTTCTATTTGTTTTACTAAAATGTTTATAGCAATATTCACCTACTATTATTTGAGTACATGAAGACCTAGGTTTGGATTTTGTAATGACAGAGAGGCTCTCTGCTGTATCCAAAACAGTGAAAATGTCTAAAAAAACAGAAGTCCTGCTCCCAAACACAACACTGCCCATTTTTGCAGGAGTGAGAATGGGGGCAGGTtgtgtttcacacacacacggtttaCAGAGACAGCTGGCtatttaaatcatcagctgcctccactggtGTGGGATTTTGTTAGACCAGGAGTGTGAAAATCGacatgtgcagattagaccaggtAAAAGCTAGTTTAACTTGGATAGATTTGTTTGGATAGTCAGGGTACCCCTTTGGAGCAAGTCCAGGAGCACCTTTAGGCAAGCAATGTGCCCTTTGATGGAAGTCACTcgggtctcgggtcactgtctgtgtggagtttgcacattctcctcgtgtctgcgtgggtttcctccgggtgctccggtttcctcccacagtccaaagatgtgcgggttaggttgattggccaggttaaaaaaaaaattgccccttagaatcctaaaatgtgtaggttagagggattagtgggtaaatatgtgggggtagggcctgagtgggattgtggtcggtgcagactcgatgggccgaatggcctccttctgcactgtagggtttctatgatttctaagttagGAACACGTTGCAGTAAGTCAGGTACCTTTTTGAAGTGATTAAATAAGTAATCAATATGCATAAAAAAATGTACAAACTCATCACTAtcaagctcattggaactgtcaacaggcctgtcaaaatcaactgtcaaaACTTTCAGAAGCACCTGTCAAAACGAACTGTCAGCAGACAATGCATTTAAAAGCCCAGCCCTTTAAATCTTTGACAAAAAGGTCTGGGGTGTTAAAAATAAATGAttacttgctatttcactctgactGTTGAAATAGGCCTGTGGGCTTTCATTACTGGATTACTGCTGCATGACAGTAGCTTCCATTTTACTGTTTTATTGACAGCTACGGTGATTACAAACTTTTTGATGTGGGCCTGAATTCCAATTCCTGGTGTAATAAGAATGAAATATTTGTTATTATAAAGCTTTATTTAATTGAAGGAATATAAATGAAATAAATGGGATTTTATGAATGAATTTATTCGATATAGTGAAGTCTGCAATAGGCACTTAGAACTTTGTTTTATAGAATTTTATTTTAACTCATCTCTGCATGTCCTGAAGTCTGCCATGGTGGATACCAGCAGAGTTGGCATTGTAGGTGTAAGGGTAAAGGGTGGTGTATGGGCTGATatgagttggcactaaattgGCATAGGGGCTACAATGgccatggggtgtgtgtgtgtgtgggcatgagATGACATGtgttggcattagggtgaggcaTGGGGAATGTGTGCACAGACTGCAGGCATCTGAGGAATGAGAGTTTGAGGATGTTTTAAGTTGTAATCTTTATTGTTTTATTTTTGGACAGTGCCAGAACCTGGAGGCAGGGCTTCCACCCAATTTGTCTCTGCACCAGGCAGCCTCCTCACGTCTTCCAGTTCACCTGCCCTGATTCCTACTCTAACCCACCATTCCCCCAATCAAAAATTCAATGTCTGGGCACCTATTTTTAAAGGTCAGGTTTGCAGAGCCAGGAATTTGCTGGCTCGATGCACCCAACCCAGGAGAAAAATCTAGAATTAGTGAACCAGCATTTAACAATATGGTTTTAGGTCCAGCAAGAGTGACGAAAATTTAATAGATTAGTGCATGAATACATGAACCAGTGgtttacttttatactctgcaTATAAATTGACTCCCATTAATATGTAATATGTAAAGAAGTTGGTGGTAACTCTTTCATTTTGCAGATTCTGAAACTTGTTTTGTGTCTGGGTTCTCAGTGTCTTCGTTGAATCATTTCCAGGGTTCAACATTCTATTTTATCCCATTCCTGATACCATGTTTCAATTATAAGGACAGCAGTCTTCATTAGCGTGAGAGATCTTTATAGAACTCATCTTAAAATGTCTACCTCCTGAAGCAAAGTGCCTCATAGCAGAGTCACATGACTTTGGCAAGCTAGTTATTCGGACAGAATTGCATTTCCAAAACCCAACAACCTGGAAGCATCCACTGGACATGAGTGTTATAGTAATGGTGACCTTGATGGCTACTGGGAGGGCCATCTTCCCATTGCTTTGAGGCTCCATTTTGGTGTAAAGAAGGTGGCATAATATGTGACAACCTTGTTGATGAAGTGTAGCCTCCTCAGACACTGCTCCTATTTTTGGCAGTTGTTCTGTAAGAGCACCCTTtgtggctgtggtgaaccattgttggttcccaccaggtagtgctgagccatggtctggccagtactatgagtctgtagatatgttactgttggggttagggttgggctgttctacctgttaatatagtcctatggtacaccccagttggctccgccccctgggagaggtataaaggtcactgctctgcctggtgaccctttagtctgggatcgtatactgtatatagtagctctgttattgttggcaataaaagcctttatttcccgagtacatccagcctctcgtgtgttatatcgcgcatcagtggcTATGGCTTTCTATGAATCATCCTTCTTCTCCTTGTCCCCTCTCTACCTCTTAGTCATGTTGCAGACCAAATGGCATTGTAACAACAACTCCCATACCAATGGAAGACACTGGTCTTTCCTCCCTTCCTGTGTGCAGCAAGGTTTCCTCAAATTACTCCAGTAACTCAAAACAGTGCTTCCACAAACTTTACCTTAGACCATGTTGAGGGCCTATAGTCAGGATTAGTTAGAGGACTGGGAAAAAGGAATTCCATTCATACTTTTTGAAATTAGGGACGCACCTAATGAATCAATAAAACTCAGTCCGtctgaattgatttttggtcatgaggtaagaggGCCACTTAAATTGATCAAGAAGAAATCGATGAGTCAGTGTTCTGCGGCTACATTGTTGGACTACGTGTCAAACTTTAGGGAGAGATTAACTAGGGCCGGTGAGTTGGCTAGATAGCACTTAAAAGGGGCACTGTATGAGATACAAAAAGAAGCAGAGAAGAAATCTAAAATTTGTAATTTTGTTAGTGGGGAGAAAGTACTGGTACCATTACCAATGGAGGGTTAAAAGCAAGGTTTTAGTgggccttatcaaattgaaagaaaatgaagagaggtgaattatttgataagaatgtCAGATAGAATGAAAACTTACAGAGTATGCCATGTGAATATTCTTAAATGgtattttagagtcatagaggtttacagcatggaaacaggtccttcggcccaacttgtccatgccgcccttttttttttaaacccctaagctaatcccaattgcccgcatttggcccatatccctctatacccatcgtacccatgtaactatctaaatgctttttaaatgacaaaattgtacccgcctctactactacctctggcagcttgttccagacactcaccaccctctgtgtgaaaaaattgccgctctggacacttttgtatctctcccctctcaccttaaacctatgccctctagttttagactcccctacctttgggaaaagatattgactatctaccttgtctatgctcttcattattttatagacctctataaggtaacccctcagcctcctacgctccagagagaaaagtcccagtctactcagcctctccttataactcaatccatcaagtctcggtagcatcctagtaaatcttttctgcactctttctagtttaataatatcctttctataatagggtgaccagaattgcacacagtattccaagtgtggccttaccaatgtcttgtacaacttcaacaagacgtcccaactcctgtattcaatgttctgaccgatgaaaccaagcatgccgaatgtcttcttcaccactctgtccacctgtgactccactttcaaggagctatgaacttgtacccctagatctctttgttctgtaactctccccaatgccctaccattaactgagtaagtcctgccctggttcaatctaccaaaatgcatcacctcgcatttgtctaaattaaactccatctgccattcgtcagcccactggcccaattgatcaagatcccgttgcaattggagataactttcttcactgtccactatgctaccaatcttggtgtcatctgcaaacttactaaccatgcccctatattctcatcaaaatcattaatataaatgacaaataacagtgggcccagcaccgatccctgaggcacaccgctggtttgTTAGGGAAGACAAGCAGAAGAACAATATGTTAGTTGGTACAACTCAGAGTGAAGCAACAaatccagatgattctgaatttgactTTCCTCAAATTAGATTGGACAATGAGGAAGTAATCAAAAATTAGAATAAATTACTGGGTACAGTTTCATCAAGCAGTCTTACTTCACTTCGTTGTACTTTTCTTTTGTCTATGGGAGTACTATTCAATAATGAAGATATGAATGGAAGCAAATGAGTGCAATGCAAAACTGGTGAAAGTAGAGAAAGGGAACCAGTTACTGGAAGATGATGTGAATGGAAATTGAGTAGATGCAAAGACAGATGCAGGAAAAGCTGACTGACTCGGAGCCTGTTCCTGAGTTGTTGAAATTAACTGGGCAAAAACTGCAGGACTGTCAACAGCAGCTCATCATCTATGAGAAGAAAAAGGTAGATCAGTCAGCAGACGCATGTGATCTCAACGTGGAAATTGAGGAGCAGAAGCATTGTACTacaaaagaaaaggaaaacaaCGTGAAGTAAGACTGTTTGATGATTCTGTACCATTATTCCAAATGAACAGCTGGGATAATCATAATGAATCTGTACAGCTTGCACAGACATGGATACCCAGAGAAACAGTACTGTTCATAGATGATGTTCGGCCTGGAGCTGTTAAATGAAGaggctctcattctctctctctatctccagaaGTTTTCTTAAAGCCCTAAGGCTATTAACCCaagtcaaagcaagtatgcctgggttttgccaactaattttaaagagagatTTAAGTCTTttagagaaatattgcttgattggaggtgataggttagcagttaggaTTTGTATcttatcatgtttaagtattattcaattgttaaaggttaagctaattcatttgttataattaaactgtgttgttaactaAAGTctgttttgataaaaacttcccaGTTTGTAGTAGAATTGCACctgcagtgaaacaccttatcctcacacgaatgccaaaatagaaaattgttggggtctagtctgacttcataatatgcCCTGGGGTTTCTGATCAGTACCCGAAcacacagaatagatacattccaaccACTTAGAAGAAGTCCAAGGGATGGACCCACTATCCATAGTTAAGTAGAtaggttaaagatagtatcaaacttaaagaaaaagcatataattgtgcaaagacaGGTGGCATGTCAgatgattggacagaatataagaaacaacaaaagatgacaaaaagattaataagaaggggaaaaatagagtatgagagaaagttagccagaaatataaaaacagatcgtaAGAGTTTTGATAAATAGTTTGAAAAGGAAAGAGTTacaaaagtgagcattggtccgatagaaagtgagtctgaagaattaataatggaaaacaaggaaatgtcaaaagaattgaacagatattttgcatcagtctttacaaTGGAGGATACAGTTAACATTGCAGAAGCAGCAGGAAAAGGAAGGAGGGagtaactcaggaaaattacaaccacCAGAAACGTGGTATTCAGTAAATTGTTGGAGATACGGGCTGACGAGAGCCCaagtcctgatggatttcatcctaggatcttaaaagaaATGGCTCGTAAGATAGTTgaagcattggttttaattttccaaaactccttaGATTCGGCAAAGGTTCTATTAGATTGCAAATAGCAAATGGAActattattcaaaaagagaggaagaaagaaagtcagaaattacaggccagtttgcTTAACATTTGCCGTGGCAAAatattagaagctattattaatgaGATTTAAGATGAGGGCCTATTGCCCTTATCATTCTAgttggtagaggtcatggatttggaaggtgctgtcaaatgagacatggtgagttgctgcaatgcatcttgcagatggtacacactgtagcCACAGCACACATggcagagtgagtgaatgtttataTTGGTGTACAAACTGCCAGTGAAGAGGCCTGCTTGATGTCAAGCTCCTTGACtgttttttggagctgcactccagacaagtggagagcattccatcatccCCTAACTGGTGCCATgttgatgatggacaggctttggaagaTGAGTTAATttttgcagaattcctagcccctgacctactcttgtagccacagtacttatatggttgatcggttcagtttctggtcaatggttaccccctggatgttgatgatgagggattcagtgatgcaaATGCTGTGGAATGTTGTCCAAAGTCTTGCTGACAGTTTCGGTATCTGATAAGTTGTGAATGATATAATACACTgagcaatcatcaatgaacatcctctcttcagacctttcatcagaggagaggtcattgatgaagcagagaaagcttgttgggcctaggacacagaAAAACTCCTGGGGTGATATCCTGCGACTGAGTTGATtagcctccaacaatcacaacactCTTCCATGTGTTAGGTTTGACTTCAATCAGTGAAGAGTTGTCCACCAACGTCCCATTTACTTCAATACTCTACAGGCTTTTTGATGCCACATGTGGCCAAATGTTGCTGTaacgtcaaggacagtcactctcagcaTACTTCTAGAGTTCAtttattttgtccatgtttgggccaaggctgtaataaggtctAGAACCCAGATTGAACATTGATGGGTAGGCAATTACTATGTAAGTATCACTATacagcactgtcaatgacatcatccatcactttgctgatgattaacAGCAGATTTCTGGAGCTGTGTTTGGTCAGAGTATTTGCTAGACCAGAGAAGAGTCCAATAAAAAGCAACTAACCCGCAGCCTTGAAGGAATGAAAAGGTTCAATTCAGTTCCATCTTACCAGCTAAACATCCAGACCCCAGTGGGGATCTGCTGGTATTAATTCATAGGCAAGAACTTTTCAgatggttgggggttgggggtggggtggggggtgggggggggggggggcggcggggggggtgaATGACACATCGCCTCCAACTACAGCAGG comes from Mustelus asterias chromosome 20, sMusAst1.hap1.1, whole genome shotgun sequence and encodes:
- the LOC144508538 gene encoding uncharacterized protein LOC144508538 isoform X7 — translated: MSVPMEYSSIYRDSQTMDNLEKQLICPICLELFTKPVVILPCQHNLCRKCANDVFQSRGTAGVSGGRFRCPSCRHEVILDRHGVYGLQRNLLVENIIDIYKQESSRSTAKPEQPTCEEHDEEKINIYCTSCAVPTCSLCKVFGAHKDCKVAPLLTVYKQQKCELNDEVGALVAANDATQISIAHLEETSKNIEDNCRSQIEIMCEKLDSLIAILEAKKQEMMHKIASEQEEKMTHCKSLIKAYSERFQSTSKLIESALQSLEEPQMVVFLQNAKILTAKLSESTRVSVIEDLEGSYENMDHYNVDFEKEQNLLQAINFLKVEEESEEGFEDGEDAADRNENTEIVTGHLESARIESPDVVGKVTETTEEIASSSESSGAVVKVSEEKEFSSESSGAVVEVNEVKESSSESSGIVVEVPEEKESSSESSGAIVEVNDVKESSSESLDVVVEVSEEKESSSEASGVVVEVNEVKESSTESSGAVVEVNDVKESSSESLDVVVEANEEKECSSESSDVDVEVNEEKESNSESSGVDVEVNEVKQSSTESSGVVEVNEGKESSTESSGVDVEVNEENESSSESSGVVVEVNEEKESSTESSGVVVEVNDVNESSSESSGVVVEVNEEKESSSESSGVVVEVNEEKESSSESSDVDVEVNEVKESSSESSGVVEINERKESSTESSGVVEVNEGKESSTESSGVDVEVNDVNESSSESSGVVVEVNEEKESSSESSGVVVEVNEEKESSSESSDVDVEVVKESSSESSGVVEINERKESSTESSGVVVEVNEEKESSSESSGVVVEINEEKESSSESSGAVVEVNEEKESSSESSGAVVEVNEEKESSSESSGAVVEVNEEKESSSESSGAIVEFTEEKESSSELAGVVAEATEKEESSSETSGVVVGVLEKEESSSEYVGAVVEVNEVKESSSESLAAVVEVTEEKEPSSESSVAVVEATEEKESSFESSGVVVEVTEEDESSSESSGVAAGVTEEKESSSESSGAAVEFTEEKESSSELAGVVVGATEKEESSSESSGVVAGATEKEVSSSESSGVVIEAIEKEESSSESSGAMVELPPGAKSNAASCFIKDRALAIEESSAETQDVIDTIPNTEKSTKTSPDVPNTVSEVEESNVSTLNTGVLARKELISTTLVPLEQIFVIKEPITESPSVISTVPAMQEFNVPPSGAANAIVSVADSSNTSSISLSGFSIVGESEVASLRAVDGTPASGQSVIPLIESEDGKSGQNESEVEEFETIVQQDDILKGSPQADDFKMPQLLEVVDEETRLYPGWHKCGSWHVINTTGLAASTNQDATSHDPIEPPAMVESKIQAEHDTAAGSTDAKKSSSCENEVPSPVMQALGFCLSILTLMIILHYLWIKIEYMAYTWIFNEEAPHPPLQPHNPQPDGKPRFGCRKHRTTDDKS
- the LOC144508538 gene encoding uncharacterized protein LOC144508538 isoform X1, which encodes MSVPMEYSSIYRDSQTMDNLEKQLICPICLELFTKPVVILPCQHNLCRKCANDVFQSRGTAGVSGGRFRCPSCRHEVILDRHGVYGLQRNLLVENIIDIYKQESSRSTAKPEQPTCEEHDEEKINIYCTSCAVPTCSLCKVFGAHKDCKVAPLLTVYKQQKCELNDEVGALVAANDATQISIAHLEETSKNIEDNCRSQIEIMCEKLDSLIAILEAKKQEMMHKIASEQEEKMTHCKSLIKAYSERFQSTSKLIESALQSLEEPQMVVFLQNAKILTAKLSESTRVSVIEDLEGSYENMDHYNVDFEKEQNLLQAINFLKVEEESEEGFEDGEDAADRNENTEIVTGHLESARIESPDVVGKVTETTEEIASSSESSGAVVKVSEEKEFSSESSGAVVEVNEVKESSSESSGIVVEVPEEKESSSESSGAIVEVNDVKESSSESLDVVVEVSEEKESSSEASGVVVEVNEVKESSTESSGAVVEVNDVKESSSESLDVVVEANEEKECSSESSDVDVEVNEEKESNSESSGVDVEVNEVKQSSTESSGVVEVNEGKESSTESSGVDVEVNEENESSSESSGVVVEVNEEKESSTESSGVVVEVNDVNESSSESSGVVVEVNEEKESSSESSGVVVEVNEEKESSSESSDVDVEVNEVKESSSESSGVVEINERKESSTESSGAVVEVNDVKESSSESLDVVVEANEEKECSSESSDVDVEVNEEKESNSESSGVDVEVNEVKQSSTESSGVVEVNEGKESSTESSGVDVEVNDVNESSSESSGVVVEVNEEKESSSESSGVVVEVNEEKESSSESSDVDVEVVKESSSESSGVVEINERKESSTESSGVVVEVNEEKESSSESSGVVVEINEEKESSSESSGAVVEVNEEKESSSESSGAVVEVNEEKESSSESSGAVVEVNEEKESSSESSGAIVEFTEEKESSSELAGVVAEATEKEESSSETSGVVVGVLEKEESSSEYVGAVVEVNEVKESSSESLAAVVEVTEEKEPSSESSVAVVEATEEKESSFESSGVVVEVTEEDESSSESSGVAAGVTEEKESSSESSGAAVEFTEEKESSSELAGVVVGATEKEESSSESSGVVAGATEKEVSSSESSGVVIEAIEKEESSSESSGAMVELPPGAKSNAASCFIKDRALAIEESSAETQDVIDTIPNTEKSTKTSPDVPNTVSEVEESNVSTLNTGVLARKELISTTLVPLEQIFVIKEPITESPSVISTVPAMQEFNVPPSGAANAIVSVADSSNTSSISLSGFSIVGESEVASLRAVDGTPASGQSVIPLIESEDGKSGQNESEVEEFETIVQQDDILKGSPQADDFKMPQLLEVVDEETRLYPGWHKCGSWHVINTTGLAASTNQDATSHDPIEPPAMVESKIQAEHDTAAGSTDAKKSSSCENEVPSPVMQALGFCLSILTLMIILHYLWIKIEYMAYTWIFNEEAPHPPLQPHNPQPDGKPRFGCRKHRTTDDKS